In Rubrobacter aplysinae, a single genomic region encodes these proteins:
- the glgX gene encoding glycogen debranching protein GlgX: MAESPVRVPAPRPGEPYPLGATWDGEGVNFALFSGNAERVELCLYDASGKRTDGIPLTERTDGVWHRYLPGVRPGQLYGYRVHGPYDPRSGHRFNPKKLLIDPYAKATSGGIDWSRPHFGYKDGDDTRIDNRDNARGMPKSVVVDDAFTWGGDRKPRTPWNETVIYEAHVKGFTRLHPDVPEEQRGTYAGLASDASLGYLTSLGVTAVELLPVHAFVQDERLVKSGLRNYWGYNTLGFFAPEPRYASDPTPEGAVGEFKRMVRRLHSVGLEVILDVVYNHTAEGNHLGPTLSFKGVDNASYYRLVPGDPRHYMDFTGTGNTLDTTHPRVLQMVMDSLRYWVEEMRVDGFRFDLATTLGREHDEFDPHGGFFDAILQDPVLARTKLIAEPWDVGPGGYRVGGFPFPFSEWNGKYRDEVRAYWQGEGGLVGELASRLTGSSDLYAPASRGPRASVNFVTAHDGFTLRDLVSYNEKHNEENGENGEDGDDENRSWNCGVEGPTDDPEVLALRARQQRNFLATLLLSQGVPMLLHGDEVGRTQYGNNNAYCQDNEISWQEWDLSDEQRELLGFVRRIIKLRQDHPVFRRRRFFRGRILEGVGVKDVIWLTPAGEEMSVEEWESGHARSLGLRISGAAGEELSAYGRPEPDDDFLLLFNAHHEEVPFSLPPLSVEGRWETLIDTSLPGGGPDGERFKPGMEYPLRARSLAVLCSPGPVEAE, translated from the coding sequence ATGGCCGAGAGCCCCGTGCGTGTACCGGCCCCCCGCCCCGGTGAGCCCTATCCCCTCGGCGCGACCTGGGACGGCGAAGGCGTGAACTTCGCCCTGTTCTCCGGGAACGCAGAGAGGGTCGAGCTCTGCCTGTACGACGCCTCCGGCAAGAGGACCGACGGCATCCCGCTCACCGAGCGCACCGACGGCGTGTGGCACCGTTACCTGCCGGGCGTCCGGCCCGGCCAGCTCTACGGCTACCGGGTACACGGCCCATACGATCCCCGGAGCGGCCACCGCTTCAACCCCAAGAAGCTCCTCATAGACCCCTATGCGAAGGCCACCTCCGGCGGCATAGACTGGAGCCGGCCCCACTTCGGCTACAAAGACGGCGACGATACCCGCATAGACAACCGCGACAACGCCCGGGGAATGCCAAAGAGCGTCGTGGTGGACGACGCCTTTACCTGGGGCGGGGACCGCAAGCCCCGGACCCCGTGGAACGAGACCGTGATCTACGAGGCCCACGTCAAGGGCTTCACCCGCCTGCACCCGGACGTGCCTGAGGAGCAGCGCGGCACCTACGCCGGGCTCGCCTCCGACGCCTCCCTGGGCTATCTCACGTCTCTGGGCGTCACCGCCGTGGAGCTGCTGCCCGTCCACGCCTTCGTGCAGGACGAGCGGCTGGTGAAGAGCGGCCTTAGAAACTACTGGGGCTACAACACCCTCGGGTTCTTCGCCCCCGAGCCCCGCTACGCCTCGGACCCCACTCCGGAGGGCGCTGTCGGGGAGTTCAAGCGCATGGTGAGGAGGCTGCATTCGGTTGGGCTGGAGGTGATCCTGGACGTCGTCTACAACCACACCGCCGAGGGCAACCACCTCGGCCCGACCCTCTCCTTCAAGGGTGTGGATAACGCCTCCTACTACCGGCTCGTCCCCGGCGACCCGCGCCACTACATGGACTTCACCGGCACCGGAAACACCCTCGACACTACCCACCCGCGAGTGTTGCAAATGGTGATGGATTCGCTGCGTTACTGGGTCGAGGAGATGCGGGTAGACGGCTTCCGCTTCGACCTGGCTACTACTCTGGGCCGTGAACACGACGAGTTCGACCCGCACGGCGGCTTCTTCGACGCCATATTGCAGGATCCGGTCCTGGCCCGGACCAAGCTGATCGCCGAGCCCTGGGACGTCGGCCCCGGCGGCTACCGGGTCGGCGGGTTCCCCTTCCCGTTCTCCGAGTGGAACGGCAAGTACCGCGACGAGGTTCGCGCCTACTGGCAGGGCGAGGGTGGCCTCGTCGGGGAGCTCGCCTCGCGTCTGACCGGGTCGAGTGATCTCTACGCCCCGGCGAGCCGCGGCCCGCGGGCCAGTGTCAACTTCGTAACCGCCCACGACGGGTTCACCCTGCGTGATCTGGTCTCCTACAACGAGAAGCATAACGAGGAGAACGGCGAGAACGGGGAAGACGGCGACGACGAGAACCGGAGCTGGAACTGCGGCGTCGAGGGCCCGACCGACGACCCGGAGGTGCTCGCGCTGCGCGCCCGGCAGCAGCGCAACTTTCTGGCGACGCTCCTGCTGTCCCAGGGCGTGCCGATGTTGCTCCACGGCGACGAGGTCGGCCGCACCCAGTACGGTAACAACAACGCCTACTGCCAGGACAACGAGATTAGCTGGCAGGAGTGGGACCTCTCCGACGAGCAGCGGGAGCTTTTGGGCTTCGTGCGCCGCATTATAAAGCTGCGCCAGGATCATCCTGTATTCCGGCGGCGGCGCTTTTTCCGGGGCCGCATCCTGGAGGGCGTCGGGGTGAAGGACGTGATCTGGCTTACCCCCGCCGGCGAGGAGATGAGCGTTGAGGAGTGGGAGTCGGGCCACGCGCGCTCGCTGGGCCTGCGGATCTCGGGCGCGGCCGGGGAGGAGCTCTCGGCCTATGGCCGCCCGGAGCCCGACGACGACTTCCTGCTGCTGTTCAACGCCCACCACGAGGAGGTCCCCTTCAGCCTGCCGCCGCTCTCGGTGGAGGGACGCTGGGAGACCCTGATAGACACGAGCCTCCCCGGCGGCGGGCCCGACGGGGAACGCTTCAAGCCCGGGATGGAGTATCCGCTACGGGCCCGCTCCCTAGCCGTGCTCTGTAGCCCCGGTCCCGTGGAGGCCGAATGA
- the treY gene encoding malto-oligosyltrehalose synthase produces the protein MRSLRIPRATYRVQLNGDFTFSDAAGIVPYLDSLGVSHLYSSPYTRSREGSSHGYDVVDHNELDPEVGGVEGYARLVDALSERGMGQILDFVPNHMGIGPDNHRWLDVLENGPASPYAHFFDIDWYPANRRGLYGRVLLPVLGDHYRSILEGGELVLELDPESGSFSVRYYEHRCPLDPGTYPLLLGDVSEMEGEAGGELASLATAFGNLPPREDTSPEAVEERARDARIHRERLARLYAESHEAARHVRDRVELLNTEKESLHELLEEQAYRLSYWRVSSDEINYRRFFSIDDLAGVRVEDERVFDAIHKLALDLVRRGEIHGLRIDHIDGLYDPEGYLERLQKAAGEALGESGEQPVYLLVEKILAGHERLPEDWTVAGTTGYEFAERLNGLFVDPAGGDGLDRAYRRFLGEDYPDGLSFEEVLYRSKREAMRTELASELNVLSRRLLTISEGVEEASETPGRRYDFTIDALREALAEVVAAFPVYRTYIREGRISEDDRRHVEWAVGAAERRSQAADKSSFGFIRGVLLGEEESPAAPGFVMRLQQYTGPVMAKGMEDTALYVFNRLSSLNEVGGEPERFGVSIGEMHQENSYRAREWPHAMLSTSTHDTKRGEDVRVRIDALSEMPGEWRGMLGRWGRTNRAHRRRTERGVAPSRNDEYLLYQTLLGAWPFENPEGEDLESFRERIEGYMLKAVREAGVRTSWTNADEEYEEALSGFVGALLQPDSAFMSEFLPFAGRVSRVGALNSLSQTLVKLTAPGVPDVYQGNDLWDLSLVDPDNRRPVDYALRARMLEDLRERFAADGPGTARSLAGTGGWRDGSPKLHLTRCALTLRREREELFQDSEYLPLEVTGPMADHVFAYARRLGDEAAITVVPRLYAPLAPESGLLPDPTLWRGTGVEMPSGLPAPVRNVLTDETLRSPEEGRLDLVETFASFPVALLYSGKA, from the coding sequence TTGCGGAGTCTGCGTATACCGCGCGCCACCTATCGAGTACAGCTAAACGGCGACTTCACCTTCTCGGATGCGGCCGGGATCGTGCCGTATCTGGACTCCTTGGGCGTGAGCCACCTCTACTCCTCGCCGTACACCCGCTCGCGGGAGGGCAGCAGCCACGGCTACGACGTGGTGGACCACAACGAGCTGGACCCCGAGGTCGGCGGCGTGGAGGGCTATGCGCGGCTCGTGGACGCGCTTTCGGAGCGCGGGATGGGCCAGATCCTGGACTTCGTCCCGAACCACATGGGCATCGGCCCGGACAATCACCGCTGGCTCGACGTGCTCGAAAACGGCCCGGCCTCGCCCTACGCCCACTTCTTCGACATAGACTGGTACCCGGCCAACCGCCGAGGGCTGTACGGCCGGGTGCTGTTGCCGGTGCTCGGGGACCACTACCGGAGCATCCTGGAAGGCGGCGAGCTCGTCCTGGAGCTCGACCCCGAATCGGGCTCGTTCTCCGTCCGGTACTACGAGCACCGCTGCCCGCTCGACCCGGGGACCTACCCGCTCTTGCTCGGAGACGTCTCGGAGATGGAGGGTGAGGCCGGCGGCGAGCTCGCGAGCCTCGCGACCGCCTTCGGAAACCTGCCTCCCCGCGAGGACACGAGCCCCGAAGCCGTAGAGGAGCGCGCCCGCGACGCCCGCATCCACCGTGAGCGCCTGGCCCGCCTGTACGCGGAGTCCCACGAGGCGGCGCGCCACGTGCGGGATCGGGTCGAGCTACTGAACACGGAGAAAGAGTCGCTACACGAGCTACTGGAGGAGCAGGCCTATCGGCTCTCGTACTGGCGCGTCTCGTCGGATGAGATCAACTACCGGAGGTTCTTCAGCATAGACGACCTCGCCGGCGTCCGGGTCGAGGACGAGCGTGTCTTTGACGCGATACACAAACTCGCCCTGGATCTGGTGCGCCGGGGTGAGATACACGGTCTGCGCATAGATCACATAGACGGGCTCTACGATCCGGAAGGGTATTTGGAGCGGCTGCAAAAAGCGGCGGGGGAGGCGCTGGGAGAAAGCGGAGAGCAGCCCGTTTACCTTTTGGTGGAGAAGATCCTGGCCGGCCACGAGCGGCTGCCGGAGGACTGGACGGTGGCCGGCACCACGGGCTACGAGTTCGCCGAGCGGCTGAACGGGCTCTTTGTGGACCCGGCGGGCGGGGACGGGCTGGACCGCGCCTACCGCCGCTTCCTCGGGGAAGATTACCCGGACGGCCTCTCTTTCGAGGAGGTGCTGTACCGGAGCAAGCGCGAGGCCATGCGCACGGAGCTCGCCAGCGAGCTCAACGTCCTCTCCCGGCGGCTGCTTACCATCTCCGAAGGGGTGGAGGAGGCTTCTGAGACGCCCGGCCGCCGCTACGACTTCACCATAGACGCGCTGCGCGAGGCGCTCGCAGAGGTCGTGGCGGCCTTCCCGGTGTACCGGACGTACATCCGGGAGGGTAGGATCTCCGAGGACGACCGGCGGCACGTGGAGTGGGCGGTCGGGGCCGCCGAGAGACGGAGCCAAGCCGCCGACAAGAGCTCCTTCGGCTTTATCCGGGGCGTGCTGCTGGGCGAGGAAGAGTCTCCCGCGGCCCCGGGCTTCGTGATGCGGTTGCAGCAGTATACCGGGCCGGTCATGGCAAAGGGCATGGAGGACACGGCTCTGTACGTCTTCAACCGGCTCTCGTCCCTGAACGAGGTCGGCGGCGAGCCCGAGCGGTTCGGGGTGTCGATAGGCGAGATGCACCAGGAGAACTCCTACAGGGCGCGGGAGTGGCCCCACGCTATGCTCTCGACGTCCACCCACGACACCAAGCGCGGAGAGGACGTGCGGGTACGGATAGACGCGCTCTCGGAGATGCCCGGGGAGTGGCGCGGGATGCTGGGGCGGTGGGGCCGGACAAACAGGGCCCACCGCCGCCGGACGGAGCGCGGCGTCGCCCCGAGTCGCAACGACGAGTACCTCCTGTACCAGACCCTGCTCGGCGCCTGGCCGTTCGAGAACCCGGAGGGCGAGGATCTGGAGTCGTTCCGGGAGCGCATCGAGGGCTACATGCTAAAGGCGGTGCGCGAGGCCGGGGTCCGCACGAGCTGGACCAACGCGGACGAGGAGTACGAAGAGGCTCTTTCCGGATTCGTAGGCGCCCTGCTGCAGCCGGATAGCGCCTTCATGTCCGAGTTCCTGCCGTTCGCCGGGAGGGTGTCGCGGGTCGGCGCGCTAAACAGCCTGTCTCAGACGCTCGTCAAGCTAACCGCGCCCGGCGTGCCGGACGTGTACCAGGGCAACGACCTCTGGGACCTCTCGCTCGTTGATCCCGACAACCGCCGCCCGGTGGACTACGCGCTGCGAGCCCGGATGCTGGAGGACCTTCGGGAGCGATTCGCGGCGGACGGACCCGGCACGGCGCGCTCGCTGGCCGGGACCGGAGGCTGGCGTGACGGCTCGCCCAAGCTCCATCTGACGCGTTGCGCGCTTACGCTGCGCCGGGAGCGGGAGGAGCTTTTCCAGGACAGCGAGTACCTGCCGCTGGAGGTTACCGGACCGATGGCGGATCACGTATTCGCCTACGCCCGCAGACTCGGCGACGAGGCGGCGATCACGGTCGTCCCGAGACTCTACGCGCCGCTCGCGCCGGAGTCCGGACTGCTGCCCGATCCGACACTGTGGAGAGGAACCGGCGTCGAGATGCCCTCTGGCCTCCCCGCGCCGGTCCGCAACGTGCTGACGGACGAGACTCTCCGGAGCCCGGAAGAAGGGCGTCTGGATCTGGTGGAGACCTTCGCGAGCTTCCCGGTGGCCCTGCTCTACTCCGGTAAGGCCTGA
- the treZ gene encoding malto-oligosyltrehalose trehalohydrolase, with the protein MRRRHEMPFGAEVGEEGVRFALWAPAADGVELALEGGETLPMSRGEDGLYTLTTSLALPGDRYNYRVASADGGHEVPDPASRYQPGDVHGPSEVVDPEGFEWEDGGWQGKPWEEAVLYELHVGTFSPEGTFAGVEGRLDYLMQLGITGIELMPVADFPGGRNWGYDGVLPFAPDSGYGRPEDLKSLVQAAHERGLMVFMDVVYNHFGPEGNYIGLYAPQLFTDRHQTPWGAAINFDDEGSRWVRELFVHNALYWLEEYHLDGLRLDAVQEIHDDSDKHFPRELAERVKQGPGRGRHVHLVLENDDNAASLLRGHGVDGGGPGHDAQWNDDLHHSLHRAATGESGGYYAEYPNPINSLGRCLAEGFAFQGEPSSFRGGAPRGEPSAGLAPTSFVAFSQNHDQIGNRAFGERLAHLAKPEAARAVAAIYLLAPQIPMLYMGEEWAASSPFLFFCDFEPGLAPLVTEGRRGEFSTFPEFADPAIRERIPDPAAEETFLRSKLDWSELEEDKHRGWLNLYRGLLRLRKEVIVPRLAGTSGGGEYRLLGERGLAVRRTLGDGSRLALVANLSDEPLRLAEPESLGRAVFSTHPEATEDELPAWYAGWRLEEG; encoded by the coding sequence ATGAGACGCCGCCACGAGATGCCGTTCGGGGCCGAGGTCGGGGAGGAAGGCGTCCGCTTCGCGCTCTGGGCCCCCGCCGCCGACGGCGTGGAGCTCGCGCTGGAGGGCGGTGAGACGCTGCCCATGAGCCGTGGAGAAGACGGGCTGTACACGCTAACCACGAGCCTCGCCCTCCCGGGCGACCGGTACAACTACCGGGTCGCGTCCGCGGATGGCGGGCACGAGGTCCCCGACCCGGCCTCCCGCTACCAACCCGGGGACGTCCACGGCCCGAGCGAGGTCGTGGACCCGGAGGGCTTCGAGTGGGAAGACGGGGGCTGGCAGGGCAAACCCTGGGAGGAGGCCGTGCTGTACGAGCTCCACGTCGGCACCTTTTCGCCGGAGGGGACCTTCGCCGGGGTCGAGGGGCGGCTGGATTATCTTATGCAGCTCGGCATTACCGGGATAGAGCTGATGCCCGTCGCCGACTTCCCCGGCGGCCGCAACTGGGGCTACGACGGCGTGCTGCCGTTCGCCCCGGACTCGGGCTACGGACGCCCCGAGGACCTGAAAAGTCTCGTGCAGGCCGCGCACGAGCGGGGGCTGATGGTGTTCATGGACGTGGTGTACAACCACTTCGGGCCTGAGGGGAACTACATCGGGCTGTACGCGCCGCAGCTCTTCACCGACCGCCACCAGACGCCGTGGGGCGCGGCCATAAACTTCGACGACGAGGGATCGCGGTGGGTGCGCGAGCTCTTCGTCCACAACGCGCTGTACTGGCTGGAGGAGTATCATCTGGACGGCCTGCGCCTGGATGCGGTGCAGGAGATCCACGACGACTCCGATAAACACTTCCCGCGCGAGCTGGCCGAGCGGGTAAAGCAGGGTCCGGGCCGCGGGCGTCACGTGCACCTCGTATTGGAGAACGACGACAACGCCGCCTCCCTCCTGCGCGGCCACGGGGTGGACGGCGGCGGCCCCGGCCACGACGCACAGTGGAACGACGACCTGCACCACTCGCTGCACCGTGCCGCGACCGGCGAGAGCGGCGGCTACTACGCCGAGTACCCGAACCCGATAAACAGCCTCGGGCGTTGTCTAGCCGAGGGCTTCGCCTTCCAGGGCGAGCCGTCCTCGTTCCGGGGTGGAGCGCCTCGCGGAGAGCCGAGCGCCGGCCTCGCGCCGACCTCGTTCGTCGCCTTCTCCCAGAACCACGACCAGATCGGCAACCGCGCCTTCGGCGAGCGTCTGGCGCACCTGGCGAAGCCTGAGGCGGCGCGGGCTGTAGCGGCCATCTACCTCCTCGCTCCCCAGATACCCATGTTGTACATGGGCGAGGAGTGGGCCGCATCATCCCCGTTCCTGTTTTTCTGCGACTTCGAGCCCGGCCTGGCCCCGCTGGTTACCGAGGGCCGCCGCGGGGAGTTCTCTACCTTCCCCGAGTTCGCCGACCCCGCCATCCGCGAGCGCATCCCCGACCCGGCCGCAGAGGAGACCTTCTTGCGCTCCAAGCTTGACTGGAGCGAGCTAGAAGAGGACAAGCACCGAGGGTGGCTGAACCTCTACCGGGGTCTGTTGAGGCTCCGCAAGGAGGTCATAGTCCCCCGGCTAGCGGGCACCTCCGGCGGCGGAGAGTACCGGCTACTCGGGGAGCGCGGCCTCGCGGTGCGCCGGACCCTGGGTGATGGCTCCCGCCTCGCGCTCGTCGCCAACCTCTCGGACGAGCCGCTGCGGCTGGCCGAGCCCGAGTCCCTGGGGCGGGCCGTGTTCTCCACGCACCCGGAGGCGACGGAGGATGAGTTGCCCGCCTGGTACGCCGGCTGGCGTCTGGAGGAGGGCTAG